One region of Ardenticatenales bacterium genomic DNA includes:
- a CDS encoding CapA family protein: MRALNRPRSYLLLLVWLLLGGCQSALPAATPIAALPTSTNAPPPAGPPTTTPPMATLPPPSPTPYASATPMPSPTLSPTPAPLIIRFPPDWMEMMMEAVGQVAAQMPARQWLPQPDTTTAPEEADLRLVAGAAENGVLIGREPLALAVPFTHPWTEKSWTDAQDLNLPPCPAPPITTPCWLPWRLLRPPLKAVPLDGLLPFEPGYPARQSWSLVGAEPEAATLLAPLLRPFLAPAPLVSLAAVGDLMLDRSLGYRLTLGDVDVPFVDVADTLRAADLTVGNLESALGDVGEPVQKSYRFQAPPIAAESLARAGFDILSLANNHALDFGVEALQQGIGLLLAQEITPIGAGADRAAAHAPALRTVNGVRVAFLAYANVPVEGRGFDTRSWEAGPDRAGLAWGDPEQIAADVAAARRQADVVVVLLHSGIEYQAQPWSAQMAAAQAAVDAGTQLVIGHHAHILQGVQFAPTGVIAYGLGNFAFEIDGPPETAILRVWLDEEGVKMLTFVPAFIQFGGAPRLATPAEAAAIQQQIEILTLPLNP; the protein is encoded by the coding sequence ATGCGTGCCCTAAACCGTCCCCGCTCCTATTTGCTTCTCCTGGTCTGGCTGCTGCTAGGCGGGTGCCAGTCCGCGCTCCCCGCGGCGACTCCCATCGCGGCGCTGCCTACGTCCACGAACGCGCCACCTCCCGCCGGACCCCCGACGACGACGCCCCCGATGGCGACGTTACCGCCGCCGTCACCCACACCGTATGCCTCCGCCACGCCCATGCCGTCCCCAACGCTCTCGCCGACGCCGGCCCCGCTGATCATCCGCTTCCCTCCTGATTGGATGGAGATGATGATGGAGGCAGTAGGACAGGTGGCCGCGCAAATGCCGGCACGCCAATGGCTCCCGCAACCCGACACGACAACAGCCCCGGAGGAAGCGGACCTGCGATTGGTCGCCGGCGCCGCGGAAAACGGCGTCTTGATTGGCCGCGAACCACTGGCCCTGGCCGTCCCCTTCACGCACCCCTGGACGGAAAAATCATGGACCGACGCGCAAGACCTGAACCTGCCCCCCTGCCCCGCCCCCCCTATCACCACCCCATGCTGGCTGCCGTGGCGTCTGCTGCGCCCCCCGTTAAAGGCCGTTCCGCTGGATGGCCTGCTCCCATTTGAACCCGGCTATCCCGCCCGGCAGAGCTGGTCGCTCGTAGGTGCGGAGCCGGAAGCCGCCACGCTGCTCGCTCCCTTGCTGCGCCCGTTTCTCGCGCCGGCCCCACTCGTCTCCCTGGCCGCCGTGGGCGACCTGATGCTGGACCGCTCCCTCGGCTATCGCTTGACGCTGGGGGATGTGGACGTGCCCTTCGTGGACGTGGCGGACACGCTGCGCGCGGCAGACCTGACGGTGGGCAACCTGGAGTCGGCGCTGGGGGACGTAGGCGAACCGGTGCAGAAGAGCTACCGGTTCCAGGCCCCGCCGATTGCGGCGGAATCGCTGGCGCGCGCCGGTTTCGACATCCTTTCGCTGGCGAACAACCATGCGCTGGATTTTGGCGTGGAGGCGCTGCAACAAGGCATCGGGCTGCTGCTGGCGCAAGAGATCACGCCGATTGGCGCGGGAGCCGACCGCGCCGCCGCGCACGCACCTGCCCTGCGCACGGTGAACGGGGTGCGGGTGGCATTTCTCGCTTATGCGAATGTGCCCGTGGAAGGGCGCGGTTTTGATACGCGCAGTTGGGAGGCGGGACCGGATCGGGCCGGGCTGGCGTGGGGCGATCCGGAGCAAATTGCGGCGGACGTGGCGGCGGCGCGGCGGCAGGCGGATGTGGTGGTGGTGCTGCTGCATAGCGGGATTGAGTATCAGGCGCAGCCGTGGTCGGCGCAGATGGCGGCGGCGCAGGCGGCGGTGGATGCCGGCACGCAGTTGGTCATCGGACACCATGCGCACATCCTACAGGGGGTGCAGTTCGCGCCGACGGGGGTGATTGCCTATGGGCTGGGGAATTTTGCGTTTGAGATTGACGGACCGCCGGAGACGGCGATTTTGCGCGTGTGGTTGGACGAGGAGGGGGTGAAGATGTTGACGTTTGTGCCGGCATTTATCCAATTCGGAGGGGCGCCACGCCTGGCCACGCCCGCCGAAGCCGCCGCCATTCAGCAACAAATCGAAATCCTCACCCTCCCGTTGAACCCGTGA
- a CDS encoding S8 family serine peptidase, with translation MKSRLTWLLLLAALLAIVVSGSALAVRAANPDQSKYESKVEADVLNALAEAGETDFFVWMTEQADLSPAAGLSTKEAKGQFVFDTLRETAERTQKELRQYLDSQAVNYTPFYIANKIYVAAGNSETVLSIAARADVAQITANHAFQLQPPVDRAPAPDTVEAIEPNLTFVRADEVWDMGYDGEGVVLAGNDTGLAWNVPAIINHYRGWNGSSADHNYNWWDATNTYPTVPNDGFGHGTHTAGTMVGDDGAGNQIGMAPGAKTIHCKNMTDGGSGTDLTFTTCFQWDLAPWDLSGANPNPAMAPDAVTNSWGYWGGNNPVFEDEIAALQAAGIAIEVSAGNEGSGCASLRSPGDYLQVITTGSVQHSSGVLPGTITGFSSRGPSDLYPNDYFPDVMAPGENIRSSVPGGTYEAWSGTSMAGPHVTGLIGLMWSASPALRGDIAQTYDAIYDTAVRLSGQNGSNCGGDYVNGPNNDWGFGTIDSVAAVEEAILRGGPNFTLTATPASRTICAPSNAQYAIDLGQILGYNYSVNLSATGNPAGTVVNFTPGAVVPPGNATFTVGNTGGANAGSYDITITGTGTDPEAKTHSTMVSLSLYNATPGGSTVVSPIGIDQPLVPMFEWTAANQGAVYLLVVKNISSGALRYAVTSDTSYTFATPLDPLAIYAWSVRPYNPCGMGSFAQFGFFRTQDIPPILVVDDDDNAPDVRATYTGALDALGLGYDVWDTGNSDNEPDAAYLQQYEVVIWFTGDEFGGAAGPGSAGESALATYLDAGGCFLISSQDYVWDRGVTGFMQSHLGIASATSDVSQTTVTGAAIYAGLGPYTLAYPFTNYSDLLNPAGGAATGFNGNQGSAAVVSGTHKAVFMGFPYEAIPAAGRGPVMATTLGWCNQ, from the coding sequence ATGAAATCACGTCTTACCTGGTTGCTGCTGTTGGCGGCCCTGTTAGCCATCGTCGTTAGTGGCAGCGCTCTGGCCGTGCGGGCGGCCAATCCTGATCAAAGCAAGTATGAAAGCAAAGTGGAAGCCGACGTACTCAACGCCTTGGCCGAAGCAGGAGAAACGGACTTCTTCGTCTGGATGACGGAGCAGGCGGACCTCAGCCCGGCCGCCGGCCTGAGTACAAAAGAAGCGAAAGGGCAGTTTGTTTTTGACACCCTGCGCGAGACCGCGGAACGGACGCAAAAAGAGTTGCGCCAATACCTGGATAGCCAGGCCGTCAACTATACGCCGTTCTACATTGCCAACAAAATCTACGTCGCTGCCGGCAATTCTGAAACCGTTCTGAGCATTGCCGCCCGCGCCGACGTAGCCCAAATCACGGCTAACCACGCTTTCCAACTGCAACCGCCCGTTGACCGCGCCCCCGCGCCCGATACCGTGGAAGCGATTGAACCCAACCTGACCTTCGTCCGCGCCGACGAAGTGTGGGACATGGGCTACGATGGCGAGGGCGTTGTCCTGGCCGGCAACGACACGGGTCTGGCCTGGAACGTGCCGGCAATCATCAATCATTATCGTGGCTGGAACGGCAGCAGCGCCGACCACAACTACAACTGGTGGGACGCTACCAACACCTATCCCACAGTCCCCAATGATGGTTTCGGCCACGGCACGCACACAGCCGGCACGATGGTCGGCGACGACGGCGCCGGCAACCAGATCGGTATGGCTCCGGGCGCAAAGACCATTCACTGCAAGAACATGACGGACGGCGGCTCCGGCACGGACCTGACCTTCACCACCTGCTTCCAGTGGGACCTGGCTCCCTGGGACCTGAGCGGGGCCAACCCCAATCCGGCCATGGCCCCCGATGCCGTCACCAATTCCTGGGGCTACTGGGGTGGCAACAATCCGGTGTTTGAGGACGAGATCGCCGCGCTGCAAGCTGCCGGCATCGCCATCGAAGTTTCCGCCGGCAATGAAGGCTCCGGCTGCGCCTCCCTGCGCTCCCCCGGCGACTACCTGCAAGTGATCACCACCGGCTCCGTCCAGCACAGCAGCGGCGTCCTCCCCGGCACGATCACCGGCTTCAGCAGCCGCGGTCCCTCCGACCTTTATCCCAACGACTACTTCCCCGATGTGATGGCCCCCGGCGAAAACATCCGTTCCTCGGTCCCCGGTGGCACGTATGAAGCCTGGAGCGGCACCAGCATGGCCGGCCCGCACGTCACCGGTTTGATCGGCCTTATGTGGTCCGCCAGCCCCGCGCTGCGCGGCGACATCGCCCAAACCTACGACGCCATCTACGACACGGCGGTCCGCCTCAGCGGACAAAACGGCTCCAACTGCGGCGGCGACTACGTCAATGGCCCGAACAACGACTGGGGTTTTGGCACGATTGACTCTGTGGCGGCGGTGGAAGAAGCCATCCTGCGCGGCGGCCCCAACTTCACGCTGACGGCAACGCCCGCTTCCCGCACCATTTGCGCCCCCAGCAATGCGCAGTACGCCATTGATCTGGGCCAGATTCTGGGTTACAACTATTCCGTGAATTTGAGCGCGACGGGCAATCCCGCGGGCACGGTGGTTAACTTCACGCCGGGCGCGGTGGTGCCTCCGGGCAATGCCACATTCACGGTCGGCAACACGGGTGGGGCAAATGCCGGCAGCTACGACATCACCATCACCGGAACCGGCACCGACCCCGAAGCAAAAACCCACAGCACCATGGTCAGCCTGAGCCTGTACAATGCCACACCGGGCGGGTCCACCGTCGTCTCCCCCATTGGCATTGATCAGCCGCTCGTGCCCATGTTCGAGTGGACCGCCGCCAACCAGGGGGCCGTCTACCTGCTGGTCGTGAAGAACATCAGCAGCGGCGCACTCCGCTACGCCGTCACCTCCGACACCAGCTACACCTTCGCTACGCCGCTGGACCCGCTGGCGATCTACGCCTGGTCCGTGCGCCCCTACAACCCCTGCGGCATGGGCAGCTTCGCCCAGTTCGGCTTCTTCCGCACCCAGGACATCCCGCCCATCCTCGTGGTGGACGACGATGACAACGCCCCCGACGTGCGTGCCACCTACACCGGCGCGCTGGATGCGTTGGGCCTCGGCTACGACGTGTGGGACACGGGCAACAGCGACAACGAGCCGGACGCCGCCTACCTGCAACAGTACGAAGTCGTCATCTGGTTCACGGGTGACGAGTTCGGCGGCGCGGCAGGTCCCGGTTCGGCGGGTGAATCCGCCCTGGCGACCTACCTGGACGCCGGCGGTTGCTTCCTCATCAGCAGCCAGGACTACGTCTGGGACCGCGGCGTGACGGGCTTCATGCAAAGCCACCTGGGCATTGCTTCCGCCACCAGCGACGTGAGCCAGACGACCGTCACCGGCGCGGCCATCTACGCCGGCCTCGGCCCCTACACCCTGGCCTACCCCTTCACCAACTACAGCGACCTGCTGAACCCGGCGGGTGGCGCGGCCACGGGCTTCAATGGCAACCAGGGCAGCGCCGCCGTCGTCAGCGGCACGCACAAGGCCGTCTTCATGGGCTTCCCCTATGAGGCGATCCCCGCCGCCGGTCGTGGCCCGGTCATGGCCACCACGCTCGGTTGGTGCAACCAATAA
- a CDS encoding DUF1992 domain-containing protein yields the protein MGNIDWEGFIEKKIREAMEKGEFSNLRGEGRPFSEMEENPFEDPDQRLAFHMLKSNGFTLPWITRRQEILTQVERAGIPLRRSWEIYQHRIQFRPNDAQAEANWQRAYAQFTQRLAEINKQIDDYNLMVPSDVFRMLPLYPERELARLTAPHS from the coding sequence ATGGGCAACATTGACTGGGAAGGCTTTATCGAAAAGAAGATTCGGGAGGCGATGGAAAAGGGCGAGTTCAGCAATTTGCGCGGCGAGGGTCGTCCGTTTAGCGAGATGGAGGAGAATCCATTTGAGGACCCGGATCAGCGGCTGGCGTTTCATATGCTGAAGAGCAATGGGTTCACGCTGCCCTGGATTACGCGACGGCAGGAGATATTGACACAGGTGGAACGTGCCGGCATTCCCCTCCGTCGCAGTTGGGAAATCTACCAACACCGCATCCAGTTCCGCCCCAACGATGCCCAGGCGGAAGCCAACTGGCAGCGCGCCTACGCCCAATTCACGCAACGCCTGGCGGAAATCAATAAACAGATCGACGACTATAACCTGATGGTCCCCTCCGACGTGTTTCGCATGTTGCCCCTGTACCCGGAACGGGAACTTGCGCGACTGACCGCGCCGCATTCCTGA
- a CDS encoding DUF1801 domain-containing protein, translating to MAELKTQKNDQSVDAFLQTVADERKRQDCYDLLALMQEVTGAEPVMWGSSIIGFGSYHYKYASGREGEWFLTGFAPRKQNLTLYIMAGFDQYGELMSKLGKHSTGKSCLYIKRLADVDQDVLRRLVALSAEHVARTNA from the coding sequence ATGGCCGAGCTAAAGACCCAGAAAAACGACCAAAGCGTGGATGCCTTCCTGCAAACCGTGGCGGACGAACGAAAGCGGCAGGATTGCTATGATCTCCTGGCGCTGATGCAAGAGGTGACGGGAGCAGAGCCGGTTATGTGGGGCAGCAGCATCATAGGCTTTGGCAGCTACCATTACAAATACGCCAGCGGGCGTGAAGGCGAATGGTTCCTCACCGGTTTCGCCCCGCGCAAACAGAACCTGACGCTCTATATCATGGCCGGATTTGACCAATATGGAGAATTGATGTCTAAGTTGGGCAAACATTCCACGGGTAAATCTTGCCTGTACATCAAGCGGCTTGCGGACGTAGACCAAGACGTTCTGCGCCGATTAGTCGCGCTTTCGGCGGAACACGTCGCCCGTACCAACGCCTGA